Proteins from one Rosa chinensis cultivar Old Blush chromosome 7, RchiOBHm-V2, whole genome shotgun sequence genomic window:
- the LOC112180071 gene encoding probable LL-diaminopimelate aminotransferase, chloroplastic: MENLQNEYLFPEIFMREFLHTQKYPHARVIRLGIGNTTEPIPDIITSAMAEHAHALSTVEGYRGYGAEQGHMALRMSIAQRFYKNMGIEGNEVFVSDGAQCDISRLQMLFGSNVTVAVQDPSFPAYIDSSVIAGRAGNFQEETGKYKNIVYLNCRPENNFFPDLSTASRADLIFFCSPNNPTGNAASWHQLKQLVEFAKANGSIIVYDSSYAAYISDGSPRSIYEIPGAREVAIEISSFSKFAGFTGVRLGWTVVPEELLYANGFPVIKDYNRIVCTCFNGASNIAQAGGLACLSAEGYQAITNVVDYYKENAKIIIDTFRALGLKVYGGKNAPYIWVHFPGLSSWDVFNQILEKTHIVTIPGKGFGPAGEGYIRVGAFGHRETILEASARLKNFFVTDNI, encoded by the exons ATGGAGAACTTGCAAAACGAATATTTGTTTCCAGAG ATATTCATGCGCGAGTTTCTGCATACTCAGAAGTACCCACATGCAAGAGTAATTAGACTTGGTATAGGTAATACTACAGAACCTATACCAGACATCATCACATCTGCTATGGCTGAG CATGCACATGCTCTATCAACAGTTGAAGGTTACAGAGGGTACGGAGCTGAGCAAGGCCACATG GCATTGAGAATGTCAATTGCACAAAGATTCTACAAGAATATGGGCATAGAAGGCAATGAGGTGTTTGTATCAGATGGTGCCCAATGTGACATTTCTCGCCTTCAA ATGCTTTTCGGTTCTAACGTGACAGTAGCTGTGCAAGACCCTTCTTTTCCG GCATACATAGATTCTAGTGTCATTGCTGGTCGAGCTGGCAACTTTCAGGAGGAAACTGGGAAGTATAAGAACATTGTCTACCTCAATTGCAGACCTGAGAATAATTTTTTTCCTGACTTATCAACTGCTTCAAGGGCGGATCTCATATTTTTCTGCTCTCCGAACAATCCAACTGGAAATGCTGCATCATGGCATCAACTAAAGCAACTGGTGGAGTTTGCTAAAGCAAATGGATCAATCATAGTTTATGACTCCTCATATGCTGCTTATATATCAGATGGAAGCCCAAGATCAATTTACGAAATTCCTGGTGCCAGAGAG GTTGCAATTGAAATATCATCCTTCTCCAAATTTGCTGGGTTCACAGGAGTCCGACTTGGTTGGACGGTTGTCCCTGAAGAGTTGTTGTATGCAAATGGATTTCCGGTCATAAAAGATTATAACCGCATAGTGTGCACCTGCTTCAATGGTGCATCAAATATAGCTCAGGCTGGAGGGCTAGCATGCCTTTCTGCAGAAGGTTATCAG GCTATAACAAATGTGGTTGACTACTACAAGGAGAATGCAAAAATCATTATCGACACATTCAGAGCACTTGGGTTGAAGGTGTATGGAGGCAAAAATGCTCCTTATATATGGGTACATTTTCCAGGGTTGAGTTCATGGGATGTGTTCAATCAAATTCTTGAAAAGACACACATAGTGACCATACCAGGAAAGGGATTTGGTCCTGCAGGTGAAGGGTATATCAGAGTTGGTGCTTTTGGCCACAGAGAAACCATATTGGAAGCTTCAGCAAGGCTAAAGAATTTTTTTGTAACTGATAATATTTGA